The region CACGCACGGCGGTGAACAGATAACCGACTTCATCGCTTTCGATCGTGCCGAGGTTGGGGCATGCCAACGCGGCAACTTTGACCTGGCCGTCGACCAGCAGCGCCAAAGCAATCGCGTATTGTTCTTTTCGCAGGAAGCCTTTGGTGCCGTCGATTGGGTCGAGCGTCCATGTCCGTGGTGCTGGATCGCGCGAGATGCCTTGGTCGATCCACGAAAGGACTTGCTCCTGCGACGCGTCTGGAATGACTTTGCCCACTTCCTTCACCACGCGGCTGAGTACCGAGATTTGATCCGGCAGGCGAAGCGCCGCGGAATCTTCCTCGGCGATCATTGGATCTTCCGGAAATGCTTCGTGGATCGCTTTGCAAACGACGGCCTGACTGCCGAAGTCTGCCACGGTCACGGGGCTGCGATCGTTCTTGGAAAGCTCCGCGAAGTCTTCGGTCGACTGAATGTGGCGGCAGATCTTGCTCGCTTCCACAACGGATTCAATGGCGACGCGAAGTTCCTGGGCGTATTGGCTATCAGGCATGGCAGGGCTTTTCAGGGGATGAAGAAGGCTATCCTTGCCGATCGTGTCGCAGGGACATACCATCGGCGGTAAGCTTGTTTTCCAAGCAATCTTATAGTGTAAAAAGTCTTCCCAGCGGATCACAACACCCCACAAACTACGGGAAAAAGGCCCAATGCAGACCTACGAAGCGAAATGTGTCCTCGATATTCAAGCCACTTTGGGGGAAGGCCCTTCCTGGGATGCGGCCACGAAAAAGCTGCTGTGGGTCGATATCGAGAACAGTCTGGTCAATCGCTTCGACCCTGAAACAGGCCAAAACGAGTCGTGGACGGTCGAGCAGGAATGTAGTTTCGCGATTGCTTCGACGAAGGGAGATATCATCGTCGGCACACGAGACGGGGTGGTACGGCTCGATCCGCTTTCGGGCGCCATCACCCAAGTGGCCAATCCCGAGACCAATTCCGAAACCAATCGATTTAACGACGGAAAGTGCGACCCGCGGGGTCGGCTATTCGCGGGGACGATTTCGGACACCCGAACCCCAGGCGATGCCAATTGCTACCGTTTTGACTCGCAATTCCAGTA is a window of Bremerella sp. TYQ1 DNA encoding:
- a CDS encoding 3'(2'),5'-bisphosphate nucleotidase; translated protein: MPDSQYAQELRVAIESVVEASKICRHIQSTEDFAELSKNDRSPVTVADFGSQAVVCKAIHEAFPEDPMIAEEDSAALRLPDQISVLSRVVKEVGKVIPDASQEQVLSWIDQGISRDPAPRTWTLDPIDGTKGFLRKEQYAIALALLVDGQVKVAALACPNLGTIESDEVGYLFTAVRGEGAYVAPLSDPEDRRRIETSGCIISRDARFCESVESGHSDHSWSSEIAKHLDISRDSVRLDSQAKYAVVARGEAEIYLRLPTKPGYVEKIWDHAAGSLVIEEAGGTVTDIHGHPLDFSRGALLSENQGIIATNGPLHDAVAAAVKKANE